Genomic window (Syngnathus typhle isolate RoL2023-S1 ecotype Sweden linkage group LG4, RoL_Styp_1.0, whole genome shotgun sequence):
GAACTGCCATTGATCGGATGTTAGACTGTCGCAAAATCAGCCATTATCTGTACATGTGTAACACATATTGGATAAATAGCCTATGAATCCCATGACTGCTGACCGAAACCTACAGTAGAAGTTATCGAGTTTCTTCCTGCACTGAGATGCCCCTTATCCTATTTCTTTATACAAAGGATATACCGTAAACAGAACCAGTCAGGATATATAGGAGATGCTGCGCTCTGCACTCACAAAGCCCAAAGTGAAATGAAGGGGCATCTCTGGTAAATAACACTATTTAATGCAGTGTAAGCACATGTCAGGAAAGGCTCTCTCCTCCAAACAACACTACAAAGAAGATGATGCAGCCAAAAGCTTCTCTAACTGAATTGTACACACTCATTCCCTTCCTGTTGATGTATGCGTGCATGTGTTTTAGAGTCACCctgtagaaaacaaacaaacaaacaaacaaacaaacgatatgtttggcgtaaaagcaacacagctcatcaccctgaacacaccatccccactgtcaaacatggtggtgccagcatcatggtttgggcctgcttttcttcagcaaggacagggaagatggttaaaattgatgggaagatggatggagccaaatacaggaccattctggaagaaaacctgttggagtctgcaaaagacctgagactgggacggagatttatcttccaacaggacaatgatccaaaacataaagccaaatctacaatggaatggttcacaaatagacgtatccaggtgttagaatggccaagtcaaagtccagacctggatccaatcgagaatctgtggaaagagctaaactgttcacaaacgctctccatccaacctcactgagctcgagctgttttgcaaggaagaatgggcaagaattctaGTCTCTCAATGTGCAAAACTTATAGAGACAtgccccaagcgacttgcagctgtaattgcagcaaaaggttgcgctacaaagtattagcgcaagggggccgaataatattgcacgccccacttttcagttttttttatttgtcaaaaaagttgaaattatccaataaatgttgttccacttcacaaatgtgtcccacttgttgattcttgacaaaaaaattaacttttatatctttatgtttgaagcctgaaatgtcgcgaaatgttgagaGATTCAAGGGGGGCGaacactttcgcaaggcactgtatgttaCTTTGAATGAAGCGACATGTCTCAAAATCGGTTCCGGCAAGATTTGAAGGAAAGCCTCAACGCTTCCACACGCCCATCTCATCTCTGGTACGCGTGCTTGGTGCTGGAAGCTCTGCAAGCTCTGGAAGTGCAACAACGTCCAAACGCCTTTCCATAACATGCAGCAATCGCTGCATCTGCAGAGCGCAGTCGATGGCGCCTTCGTTTCTCGGCCCCTTTAAAAGTATGCGGCTTTAGCTGTGGGATTACTTGCGCTCCGTAGACAAGTCGGCGGAGCGAGAAAGGGCgagggggagagaaagagagggacgacaaggaggagggggagtcgAGCCGGAGAGGTGCAATCATGGCGGCACCGCTCGGACGGGACACCCTACCGGACCACTGGTCCTACGGAGTTTGTAGGGATGGCCGCGTGTTTTTTATCAAGTGAGCTACTTTTCAGTAGTTACCGATCGTCACTTGTTGGGATGCACACCGCGAGGTTTGTTCAAACATCCACTATAAGTAACAGGTGTCTTTCTTCTAGCGACAAAACTCGCGGTACCACTTGGCTTCATCCGCGTACTGGCGAACCTGTTAATTCCGGACACATGATACGTTCAGGTACGCTGCAGATTGTCCGAATCGCGGATTGCTTGCAGGGATTTGGTGCACGGCTTGTGTAATTTTGATTCGGTGTTTTGTTTCCTTTCCAGATTTGCCGAGAGGATGGGAAGAGGGCTTCACGGAGGAAGGAGCCAGTTACTCATCAAGTGAGTAACTGACTGGTCGTTGCATTGTTATGCTGTTTGAAATACGATACCGTTTGTATTTTAAGTGTTTACCGTGTGTAGTTCAGGCACGTCTGGAAATGCCA
Coding sequences:
- the LOC133153166 gene encoding pleckstrin homology domain-containing family A member 7-like codes for the protein MAAPLGRDTLPDHWSYGVCRDGRVFFINDKTRGTTWLHPRTGEPVNSGHMIRSDLPRGWEEGFTEEGASYSSSE